One part of the Streptomyces lienomycini genome encodes these proteins:
- the cydD gene encoding thiol reductant ABC exporter subunit CydD — MKPIDPRLLRYARATRFFLAAVVALGAVGAGLLVAQAMLIAEVVVGAFQHDTTAAGLRTPLLLLVAVACGRALVGWLTELAAHRASAAVKSELRGRLLERATALGPGWLTGQRTGSLVALATRGIDALDDYFSRYLPQLGLAVVVPVAVLARVVTEDWVSAAIIVGTLPLIPIFMMLIGWATQSRMDRQWRLLSRLSGHFLDVVAGLPTLKVFGRAKAQAESIKRITGEYRQATMRTLRIAFLSSFALELLATLSVALVAVTIGMRLVHGDMALYDGLVVLVLAPEAYLPLRQVGAQYHAAAEGLAAAEDIFSVLERPVPASGTDPVPADGALAFEGVTVRYPGRATDAVTDVSFTVESGETVALVGPSGAGKSTLLHTLLGFVPPAGGRVRVGSADLSSLDPAQWHAHVAWVPQHPHLYAGTIAENVRLASPHADDAAVRRALRDAGALEFVDVLPEGTATVLGEDGTGLSAGQRQRLALARAFLADRPVLLLDEPTAALDGATEAEVVAAVRRLAKGRTVLLVVHRPALLEVADRVVRLDEPTPVAASVGTAGLPSARTAEAAPAALVPEPFAAAEPSGPAADARRGVLPRVRAMSGARRGRLGLALLLGSLALGSAVGLMATSGYLISRASQQPPVLYLMVAVTATRAFGIGRAVFRYAERLVSHDAVLRMLADTRVAVYRRLERLAPAGLRRSRRGDLLSRLVADVDALQDYWLRWLLPAGNAVVVSAASVGFTAWLLPEAGAVLAVGLLVAGAGVPLVTAAVARRAEHRLAPARGVLATRVTDLLTGTAELTVAGALPARAAEARRADGTLTKIASRAATATALGDGLTALVSGLTVAGAALVGAQAVADGRLAGVAVAVVVLTPLAAFEAVLGLPLAVQYRQRVRRSAERVYEVLDAPEPVREPKPPRQAPASPFPVVLKGLAARHAGQDREALAELDLTLERGRRIAVVGPSGSGKTTLAQVLLRFLDPDAGSYTLAGVDAHALAGDDVRRLVGLCAQDAHLFDSSVRENLLLARKDATEGELRDALARARLLEWADGLPAGLDTLVGEHGARLSGGQRQRLALARALLADFPVLVLDEPAEHLDLPTADALTADLLAATEGRTILLITHRLAGLRAVDEVVVLDRGRVVQRGAYAELVAVPGQLREMAGREAAAESLVGAR, encoded by the coding sequence GGCTCCGCACGCCCCTCCTGTTGCTGGTGGCCGTTGCCTGTGGACGCGCGCTGGTGGGCTGGCTCACCGAGCTGGCCGCACACCGGGCGAGCGCGGCGGTGAAGTCCGAGCTGCGGGGCCGGCTGCTGGAGCGTGCCACCGCGCTCGGACCCGGCTGGCTGACTGGGCAGCGCACCGGGTCGCTGGTCGCTCTGGCCACCCGGGGAATCGACGCCCTCGACGACTACTTCTCGCGCTACCTGCCGCAGTTGGGCCTCGCGGTGGTCGTGCCCGTGGCGGTACTGGCCCGTGTCGTCACCGAGGACTGGGTATCGGCTGCCATCATCGTCGGCACCCTGCCCCTCATCCCGATCTTCATGATGCTGATCGGCTGGGCCACCCAGTCCCGGATGGACCGGCAGTGGCGGTTGCTGTCCCGGCTGTCCGGACATTTCCTGGACGTGGTCGCGGGGCTGCCGACGCTGAAGGTCTTCGGCCGGGCCAAGGCGCAGGCCGAGTCGATCAAGCGCATCACCGGCGAGTACCGACAGGCGACCATGAGGACCCTGCGGATCGCCTTCCTGTCGTCCTTCGCGCTGGAACTGCTCGCCACGCTGTCCGTGGCGCTCGTCGCCGTCACCATCGGCATGCGTCTCGTCCACGGTGACATGGCGCTGTACGACGGTCTGGTGGTCCTCGTCCTGGCGCCGGAGGCGTATCTGCCCCTGCGGCAGGTGGGAGCGCAGTACCACGCGGCCGCCGAGGGCCTCGCCGCCGCCGAGGACATCTTCTCGGTGCTGGAGCGTCCCGTACCGGCGTCCGGGACCGACCCGGTCCCGGCGGACGGGGCCCTGGCCTTCGAGGGCGTGACGGTCCGCTACCCCGGACGCGCCACGGACGCCGTCACGGACGTGAGCTTCACGGTCGAGTCCGGGGAGACGGTCGCCCTCGTCGGCCCGAGCGGAGCGGGCAAGTCGACGCTGCTCCACACCCTCCTCGGCTTCGTACCCCCGGCCGGCGGACGCGTCCGGGTCGGGTCGGCCGACCTCTCCTCGCTGGACCCGGCGCAGTGGCACGCCCATGTCGCCTGGGTACCGCAGCACCCGCACCTGTACGCCGGCACGATCGCGGAGAACGTACGGCTGGCCAGTCCCCACGCCGATGACGCGGCCGTACGGAGGGCGCTGCGGGACGCGGGCGCCCTGGAGTTCGTGGACGTACTGCCCGAGGGCACGGCGACCGTGCTCGGAGAGGACGGGACCGGCCTCTCCGCGGGGCAGCGGCAGCGGCTCGCACTCGCCCGGGCGTTTCTCGCCGACCGGCCGGTGCTGCTGCTCGACGAGCCGACGGCGGCCCTGGACGGGGCCACGGAGGCCGAGGTCGTGGCGGCCGTGCGCAGGCTCGCGAAGGGCCGGACGGTACTGCTGGTGGTGCACCGTCCGGCGCTGCTGGAAGTGGCCGACCGGGTGGTGCGTCTGGACGAGCCGACGCCCGTCGCCGCATCAGTCGGCACCGCCGGACTGCCGAGCGCCCGGACCGCCGAGGCGGCCCCGGCCGCCCTTGTTCCGGAACCCTTCGCCGCGGCGGAGCCGTCCGGACCCGCGGCGGATGCCCGGCGAGGCGTGCTGCCCCGGGTCCGTGCCATGTCCGGCGCCCGGCGGGGGCGGCTGGGGCTCGCGCTTCTGCTCGGCAGCCTGGCGCTCGGCAGCGCCGTCGGCCTGATGGCCACCTCCGGATACCTCATCTCGCGAGCCTCCCAGCAGCCGCCGGTGCTGTACCTGATGGTGGCGGTGACGGCGACGCGCGCCTTCGGCATCGGACGGGCCGTGTTCCGCTACGCGGAGCGGCTGGTGTCGCACGACGCCGTGCTGCGGATGCTGGCCGACACGAGGGTCGCCGTGTACCGGAGACTGGAGCGGCTGGCTCCCGCGGGGTTGCGCCGCAGCCGCCGCGGCGACCTGCTCTCCCGGCTCGTCGCCGACGTCGACGCCTTGCAGGACTACTGGCTTCGTTGGCTGCTGCCCGCCGGCAACGCGGTGGTCGTCTCCGCCGCGTCGGTGGGCTTCACGGCCTGGCTGCTGCCGGAGGCCGGCGCGGTGCTCGCGGTCGGTCTGCTGGTCGCCGGTGCCGGTGTTCCGCTGGTCACCGCAGCGGTCGCACGACGGGCCGAGCACCGGCTCGCCCCCGCCCGGGGCGTGCTCGCCACCCGGGTGACGGATCTGCTCACCGGCACGGCCGAGCTGACCGTCGCCGGTGCGCTGCCCGCGCGGGCCGCCGAGGCGCGGCGGGCCGACGGCACGCTCACCAAGATCGCCTCGCGTGCCGCCACCGCCACCGCGCTGGGGGACGGGCTCACCGCGCTCGTCTCCGGCCTGACGGTCGCGGGCGCCGCCCTGGTCGGGGCCCAGGCGGTCGCCGACGGTCGACTCGCCGGTGTGGCCGTGGCCGTCGTCGTCCTCACCCCGCTGGCCGCGTTCGAGGCCGTACTCGGGCTGCCGCTCGCCGTGCAGTACCGGCAACGGGTGCGCCGGAGCGCCGAGCGCGTGTACGAGGTGCTCGACGCCCCGGAGCCCGTGCGGGAGCCGAAGCCGCCCCGGCAGGCGCCCGCCTCGCCGTTCCCGGTGGTCCTCAAGGGGCTGGCCGCGCGGCACGCCGGGCAGGACCGGGAGGCGCTGGCGGAGCTGGACCTGACACTGGAGCGGGGGCGCCGCATCGCCGTCGTCGGACCGTCCGGCTCCGGCAAGACGACCCTGGCCCAGGTGTTGCTGCGCTTCCTCGACCCGGACGCGGGGTCCTACACGCTGGCCGGTGTGGACGCCCATGCCCTCGCCGGCGACGACGTACGGCGGCTCGTCGGGCTGTGTGCCCAGGACGCGCATCTCTTCGACAGCTCGGTGCGCGAGAACCTGCTCCTGGCCAGGAAGGACGCCACCGAGGGCGAACTGCGCGACGCGTTGGCGCGGGCCAGGCTGCTGGAGTGGGCCGACGGCCTGCCCGCCGGTCTGGACACGCTGGTCGGTGAGCACGGGGCACGACTGTCCGGCGGTCAGCGCCAGCGGCTCGCCCTGGCCCGGGCGCTGCTCGCCGACTTCCCCGTCCTGGTGCTGGACGAGCCCGCCGAGCACCTCGACCTGCCCACCGCCGACGCGCTCACCGCCGATCTGCTGGCCGCCACCGAGGGCCGTACGATCCTGCTGATCACGCACCGGCTGGCTGGTCTGCGAGCTGTGGACGAGGTGGTCGTGCTGGACCGGGGCCGGGTCGTGCAGCGGGGCGCGTACGCGGAACTGGTGGCCGTACCGGGGCAGCTGCGGGAGATGGCCGGACGGGAAGCGGCGGCGGAATCGCTGGTGGGAGCGCGGTGA